One Baekduia alba genomic window, GGCTCGGCGGCGACCGTGAACGTCGTGCCCGGCGGCGCGTGCCGGCGCGCGCGCTCCACCGCCGCGTTGACGAGCTCGTCGAGGCGCAGGTCCTCCGGCGGATCGGCGCCGCCCGCGTTGTCCCCCGGCCGGGCCAGGTCCACCAGGTCGCCCACCAGGACCGTCAGGTCCTCCAGCTGCGAGCGGGCGGACGCGAGCATCGCGTCGCGGTCGGCCCGCGGCAGGTCCGGCGCGTGGCCGAGCAGCTCGACGTTCGCCCGGATCGCGGTCAGCGGCGTGCGCAGCTCGTGCGACGCGTCGGCCACCAGCTGGCGCTGCGCGTCGCGCGAGCCCGCCAGCGCCGCGAGCATCCCGTTGAACGCCGTGGCCAGCCGGTTGGGCTCGTCGTCGACGTCGCGCTCCTGCGGGATGCGGTGGCGCAGGTCGCCGGTCGCGGTGACCCGCTCGGCCGTGGCGGTCAGCCGCGCGAGCGGCCGCGTCGCCGCGCGCGAGACCGCGAAGCCCAGGCCGGCCGCCAGCGCGACGCCGCCGAGCATCACGGCGGCCAGCAGCCAGCGCAGCCGGCCGAGCGTCGCGTCGGCGTCGGTCAGCGGCCGCGCGATCTGCAGCGCCTCGCCGTTCGGACCCTGCCGGGTGAGCACGCGCAGGTGGACGCCGCCGACGTCCTCGTCGCGCAGGAACGCGGCGCGCCGCCCCGCCGCGACGTCGCGCACCGCCGCGGTGACGGGCAGGACCGCGGGCGTGTCGGGCAGGATCGTCTGACCGGTGATCAGCGTCGCCTGCGCGATCCCCTTCGCGGCCCCGAAGGCCTGGTTGGGGACCTGGACGCGCGTGTTGTCGAGCGGCCCCGCGCCCGCGGGGGCCGCGTGCTTCCCGCTCTGCCCCGGGACCGGCGCGGACATGCCCTGGGCTTTGACCTTGCCCTGCGTGGTGATCATCTTGAACTGCGGGTTGGTCTCGCGCAGCGCGCCGTCGACGCTCGCCCGCAGGTCGTGGCGGACGATCGTGTAGGTGATGGTCACCGCCCCGGCGATCGCGACGGCGACCGCGGCGGCGGCGAGCAGGACGATGCGGCGGCGGAAGGTCACGTCCGCGGCGCCTTCAGGACGTAGCCGAAGCCGCGCACGGTGTGCAGGAGGCGCGGCTCGCCGCCGGCCTCGGTCTTGCGCCGCAGGTATCCGACGTAGACCTCCAGCGAGTTCGACGCCGGGCCGAAGTCATAGCCCCACACGCGCTCGAAGATCTGCTCGCGCGTCAGCACCTGGCGCGGGTGGTGCAGGAACAGCTCCAACAACAGGAACTCGGTCCGGGTCAGGTCGATGAGGCGGTCGCCGCGCGCGACCTCGTGGCTGATCGGGTCCAGCTCGAGATCGGCGAAGCGCAGCCGCTGGCGGTCGGCGTCCCAGCCCGAGCGGCGCAGCAGCGCGCGCAGCCGGGCGAGCAGCTCCTCCAGCGCAAACGGCTTGGGCAGGTAGTCGTCGGCGCCCGCCTCCAGACCCGCGACGCGGTCGCCGACGCCCTCGCGCGCGGTGAGCATGAGGACCGGCGTGCGGTCGCCGACGTCGCGCATCCGGCGGCAGACCTCCAGCCCGTCGAGGCCGGGCATGAGGACGTCGAGCAGGACGGCGTCGGCCGGCGTGGAGGCCTGCGCCTGCACGGCCTCGCGCCCGTCGGCGGCCACCGCGACGTCGAAGCCCTCGACCTTCAGGATCCGCTCGAGGACCTCGCGGACGGAGGGCTCGTCGTCGACGACCAGGACGCGCATGGGCGCGATGGTCGCCGATGAACCTGAAGAGCAGGTGAGGAGGCGCTACCGGGTCGTGTACACGCCGGTCGGGGCCGCGTGGTAGCCCTTGGCGCCGACCGCGACGGCCAGCGCGCTGCGCGCCTCCTCGCCGGCGGCGAGGCGGTCCAAGGCGTAGGCGAAGTCCCAGCGCGGGGTCCAGCCGAGCACCTCGCGCGCGCGGGCGTTGTCGTAGACGCGCTCGATCGTCGGGAACATCGTCCAGCCGCGCTGCGCGTAGAGCTCGGCGTAGTGCGGGAACTTGGCAGCGACCACGGCGGGCGCGTCCTGCTGGAGCGCGGGCGCGTCGGCGCGCGTGAACGGCGTGGTCGCCGAGACGATCGCGCGGTCGAAGCCGAGGGCGGGGGCCCGGTCGAGCGCGAGCAGGTGCGCGGCGACGGCGTCCTCGAGGTCGACGCGGCGGTACAGGAGCTCGTTGGCCTTCAGGTTGGCGTCGGGGTAGGCCGTGCGGATCTCGTCGCGGTCGTCGGCCTCGGGGAAGAAGCGCGACGTGCGCAGGATCACGACCGGCAGGCCGCTGTCGCGGTGGACCAGCTCGCACAGGCCCTCGGCCGACGTCTTGGTCACGCCGTAGACGTTGCGCGGGATCGGGACGACGTCCTCGGTGATCCACGCCGCGGGCTGGCGGTCGCCGGGCGTGAGCGCGCGGCCGAACGCGCTGGTCGTGCTCGTGAAGACGAAGCGGTCGACGCCGGCGGCGACCGCCTCCTCGAGCAGGTTCAGCGTGCCTGTCACGTTGGTGTCCACGAACGCCTGGCGGCCGTGCGAGCCGACGTGCGGCTTGTGCAGCGTCGCGGCGTGGACGATCGCGGTGATGTGATGGTTCCTGATCGCGTCCCGCACCGCCGCGCGGTCGGCCAGGTCGGCCACGATCGAGGTGCAGGCGCCGGGCAGGAGGTCGAGGCCGATCGCCTCGCCGGCGCCGGTGTCCAGCACGCGCATGAGGCCCTCGCCGAGATGGCCCGAGCTGCCGGTCACGAGGATCTTCATGGTCTTGACAGATAGCAGGCGCGGCGGTTCGCTCGCGCGCGCGGCAACTGGACCTGTCGTGCGCGCCCGCACGCGGTTAGGGTCCGGCGAGGATGCCCGATCTCCGCCCGATGGACGCCACCCTGCACGGCTACGCCTGGCTGCCGCGCATGATCGACAAGAACCGGCACCTGCGCGCCGGGACGCTCGGCTCGTTCGTCCATCCGTGCCCGGTGGACAAGAACTGCCTGTCGCTGCTGGGCCTCGAGCTCGCGGCGTTCGACGCGGTCGTCGCGGACGCGGCGGACGACGACGCGGTGCTCGACGGCCTGCGCGCCTTGGGGATCCCGTCCGCGCAGGACGCGTGGTTCGACGCGCCCGCGTTCGAGGCCGAGCTGATCGCGCGCCACCGCGCCGCGTAGGCGCGCGCACCCGCGCCGCGTGGCGGCCGGCCCAGCCGCCAGACTGCGGCCTCCATGCCCCAGCACGTCTCCCGCCGCCGCTGCCTGTCGCTGCTCGGCGCCGCCGCGCTCGGCGTCGTGGTCGGCTCGTCGGTCGGGCGCGCGGTGGTCGCGCCGGCGGAGGGCGCCGCGTGATGGCGCGCGTCGACCGGCGCGAGCTGGCGGCGGTCTTCGCGGGCGGGTTCCTGGGCGCGATCGCGCGCGCCGAGGTGGCCGAGGCGCTGCCGGTGCACCGCGGGCAGTGGCCGTGGGCGACGTTCCTGGTGAACGTCGCCGGCGCTTTGTTGTTGGGGTACTTCACGACGCGGCTGACCGAGCGGCTCCCGCCGTCGGCCTACCGGCGGCCGTTCCTGGGGACCGGGATCTGCGGCGGGCTGACGACGTTCTCCACGTTGCAGCTCGAGCTGCTGCACCTGCTCGACGACGGCGACGTGCTGCTCGCGGGGTCCTACGCCGTGGCGAGCGTCGTCGCCGGCTTCGCCGCCGTCGCGTTGGCCACGAACCTGGTGCGGCAGTCGTGAGCGTCGCGGTCGTCCTCGGGGTCGGCGTGCTCGGCGGGCTGGGCGCGGTCGCGCGGTTCCTGCTCGACGGCACGGTGTCGCGCGCGCTGCCGGGCCGCGCCTTCCCGTTCGGGACGCTGGCGGTGAACCTGAGCGGCGCGCTGGTCCTGGGCGTCTTCTCCGGGGCCGCGCTGCGGGGCGACGCCTATGAGATCTGGGGCGTCGGCCTGGTCGGCGGCTACACCACGTTCAGCACGTGGATGCTCGAGAGCCACCGACTCTCGGAGGAGCGTCGCGACGGGCTGGCGGCGCTCAACCTGGTGGGCTCGGTCGTCCTGGGCGTCCTCGCGGTGTGGCTCGGAAGGCAGCTCGGATGAGCGAGGCCACCAAGCTGACCGTGTACTTCGGCGAGCGCGCGCGGGCCGACGGCGGCTACGTCGCGGACGGCCTGGTCGGGATCTTCGCGCGGCACCGGCTGGCGACCAGCCTGGTCCTGCGCGGCGTCGAGGGCTTCGGCGCCAAGCACCAGCTGCGCACCGACCGGTTGTTGTCGCTGTCGGAGGACCTGCCGATGGTGGCGGTCGCGGTCGACGCGCCCGAGCGGGTCGCGGCGGCGCTCGAGGACGTCCGCGCGCTGCCGCGCTTCAGCGGGCTGGTGACGCTGGAACGGGCGCAGCGGGTGATGGACGGCAGGCCGCCGGCAGTCGACGTCGCGGGGACCGCGAAGCTCACGGTCTACGTCGGGCGCCGCGAGTGTGCGGGCGGCCGCGCGGCGCACCTCGCGGTCGTCGACCTGCTGCACCGGCGTGGGATCGCGGGCGCCACCGTCCTGCTCGGCGTCGACGGGACGCGCCACGGCGAGCGGGAGCGCGCGCGGTTCTTCGGCCGCAACGCGCAGGTGCCGCTGATGGTGGTCGCGGTCGGCGACGGCGCGCGGATCGCGGGCGTCCTCGACGAGCTCGGCGCGCTGCTCGCGACGCCGCTGATGACGGTCGAGCGCGTCCGGATCGGCGCGCTGGCGACCGAGCGGGCCGGCGCCGAGGACTGGCTGAAGGTGATGGTGTACTCCTCGGCGCGCGACCGCCACCGCGCGCTCGTCGCCGAGCTGCAGCGCGCCGGCGCGGCCGGGGCGACGACCGTCGGCGGGATCTGGGGCTACCAGGGAGCGCACGCGCCGCACGGCGACCGGCTGGCCCAGCTGCACCGCCGCGTCCCGCTGCTCACGACGGTCCTCGACCGGCCCGAGGCGATGGCGCGGTCGTTCGCGGTGGTCGAGCGCGTGATGCGCGACACGGCGCTCGTGACGTGCGAGATCGTCCCGGTCCGCGACGGGCGGAGCTAGTGGCGTGCCGCGGACGTTCGGCCGCAGGATCCGGGATGCTCGGCCCCGTCTGACGGTCGTCGACGACCGCAGGTTCCGGGTGGACCAGGCGGCGGGGAGCGCGACGGTGGCGGCGAGCTACTTGGGCGTCGAGCGCACCGCGTAGGCGTCGCGGCGCTTGATCAGCAGCCACTGCGGGCCGCGGGTGCGCTGGAGGGCGAAGCCGCCTTGGAGCCTGGCGCCGTGGAGGACGAAGACGGCGTGGCCGCGGTCGATGGCCTCGGGCCAGGCGACGCGGCCGCCCTGCTCGTAGGTGCCGTGGTCCCAGGTCGGCGTGTCGTCGCCGGCGTCGACCGGCTCGGCGCCGGTGGCGCCGCGCTTGTCGGCCGGGTCCATCGAGGGGGCCTTGCGCAGGCGCCAGGCGCGGGGTGAGCCGTCGACGTCGAGGCGGAGCTCGTAGGCGCCGTCGCCGAGCTCGAGGACCGCGAACGGCCCGGCGCTCACGCCACGGATCGCGAGCTGCTCGTGGCCCTCGACCTTCGCGATCGCAACTTCAACGTCGCCGCCGAGTCCCGACACCAGCGTGTCGACCGCCTCCGCCTCGCCCTCCACGTGCATCGCCGTCGCGCCCGGGTCGTCCTCGGCCACGCGGACCCAGCCCAGGACGCCGAGCGCTCCCGCTCGCGCGAACGTCGCCTGCACGACGTCGCCGCCCACCGTCGCCCGGATCGCCTTGCTCGCCATGCCCGACGACGGTACACCTAGGAGCCG contains:
- the crcB gene encoding fluoride efflux transporter CrcB, with the protein product MSVAVVLGVGVLGGLGAVARFLLDGTVSRALPGRAFPFGTLAVNLSGALVLGVFSGAALRGDAYEIWGVGLVGGYTTFSTWMLESHRLSEERRDGLAALNLVGSVVLGVLAVWLGRQLG
- a CDS encoding DUF190 domain-containing protein yields the protein MSEATKLTVYFGERARADGGYVADGLVGIFARHRLATSLVLRGVEGFGAKHQLRTDRLLSLSEDLPMVAVAVDAPERVAAALEDVRALPRFSGLVTLERAQRVMDGRPPAVDVAGTAKLTVYVGRRECAGGRAAHLAVVDLLHRRGIAGATVLLGVDGTRHGERERARFFGRNAQVPLMVVAVGDGARIAGVLDELGALLATPLMTVERVRIGALATERAGAEDWLKVMVYSSARDRHRALVAELQRAGAAGATTVGGIWGYQGAHAPHGDRLAQLHRRVPLLTTVLDRPEAMARSFAVVERVMRDTALVTCEIVPVRDGRS
- a CDS encoding DUF5069 domain-containing protein, yielding MPDLRPMDATLHGYAWLPRMIDKNRHLRAGTLGSFVHPCPVDKNCLSLLGLELAAFDAVVADAADDDAVLDGLRALGIPSAQDAWFDAPAFEAELIARHRAA
- a CDS encoding response regulator transcription factor, with translation MRVLVVDDEPSVREVLERILKVEGFDVAVAADGREAVQAQASTPADAVLLDVLMPGLDGLEVCRRMRDVGDRTPVLMLTAREGVGDRVAGLEAGADDYLPKPFALEELLARLRALLRRSGWDADRQRLRFADLELDPISHEVARGDRLIDLTRTEFLLLELFLHHPRQVLTREQIFERVWGYDFGPASNSLEVYVGYLRRKTEAGGEPRLLHTVRGFGYVLKAPRT
- a CDS encoding sensor histidine kinase; the protein is MTFRRRIVLLAAAAVAVAIAGAVTITYTIVRHDLRASVDGALRETNPQFKMITTQGKVKAQGMSAPVPGQSGKHAAPAGAGPLDNTRVQVPNQAFGAAKGIAQATLITGQTILPDTPAVLPVTAAVRDVAAGRRAAFLRDEDVGGVHLRVLTRQGPNGEALQIARPLTDADATLGRLRWLLAAVMLGGVALAAGLGFAVSRAATRPLARLTATAERVTATGDLRHRIPQERDVDDEPNRLATAFNGMLAALAGSRDAQRQLVADASHELRTPLTAIRANVELLGHAPDLPRADRDAMLASARSQLEDLTVLVGDLVDLARPGDNAGGADPPEDLRLDELVNAAVERARRHAPPGTTFTVAAEPTVVHATRARLARAVGNLLDNAVKWSPPDGAVEVVVRPGEVTVRDHGPGIAEVDLPHVFDRFYRAPSARGLPGSGLGLAIVKHVADAHRGTVRAERAPGGGTVLRLTLPA
- the crcB gene encoding fluoride efflux transporter CrcB encodes the protein MARVDRRELAAVFAGGFLGAIARAEVAEALPVHRGQWPWATFLVNVAGALLLGYFTTRLTERLPPSAYRRPFLGTGICGGLTTFSTLQLELLHLLDDGDVLLAGSYAVASVVAGFAAVALATNLVRQS
- a CDS encoding NAD-dependent epimerase/dehydratase family protein yields the protein MKILVTGSSGHLGEGLMRVLDTGAGEAIGLDLLPGACTSIVADLADRAAVRDAIRNHHITAIVHAATLHKPHVGSHGRQAFVDTNVTGTLNLLEEAVAAGVDRFVFTSTTSAFGRALTPGDRQPAAWITEDVVPIPRNVYGVTKTSAEGLCELVHRDSGLPVVILRTSRFFPEADDRDEIRTAYPDANLKANELLYRRVDLEDAVAAHLLALDRAPALGFDRAIVSATTPFTRADAPALQQDAPAVVAAKFPHYAELYAQRGWTMFPTIERVYDNARAREVLGWTPRWDFAYALDRLAAGEEARSALAVAVGAKGYHAAPTGVYTTR